The DNA region GAGTAAGGCAGAGGAATTTGCTAAACAGCATAATATCCCTACTGCATATGGCTCATACGAGGAACTATTGTCAGATGATTCTATCGATATCATCTACGTTGCAGTACCAAACAGACAACATATCGACCACATCTTGAAAGCTCTGCACGCAGGGAAGCATGTTCTTTGCGAAAAAGCGATCACTATGAATAGCGCTGAACTAACTAAAGCGATGAAACTAGCTGAAGAAAAGAATCTAATTTTAGCTGAAGCTATGACGATTTTTAATATGCCTTTATATCATGAGCTAAAAAGCCAAATCGATTCTGGTCGTTTCGGCAAGCTAAAAATGATTCAGGCGCCTTTTGGCAGTTACAAAGAGCCCGATCCAACCAACCGCTTTTTTAATCCCGAATTAGCTGGCGGTGCTCTTTTGGATATTGGAACGTATGCTGTTTCTTTCGCCCGTTGGTTCTTGAGTGCACAGCCTAAAGTAGTCGCTTCTGTGATGCAGCCTTTCTCTACAGGAGTAGATGAACAATCGGCTACTATTTTACAAAATGATGCACAAGAAATAGCCACTGTTTCACTAAGTTTTCAGGCAAA from Enterococcus sp. 9D6_DIV0238 includes:
- a CDS encoding Gfo/Idh/MocA family protein; the protein is MANYNWGIIGLGDIATSFTETFQHKHSSIHAVASRTLSKAEEFAKQHNIPTAYGSYEELLSDDSIDIIYVAVPNRQHIDHILKALHAGKHVLCEKAITMNSAELTKAMKLAEEKNLILAEAMTIFNMPLYHELKSQIDSGRFGKLKMIQAPFGSYKEPDPTNRFFNPELAGGALLDIGTYAVSFARWFLSAQPKVVASVMQPFSTGVDEQSATILQNDAQEIATVSLSFQAKMPKQGVVAFENAYLVINDYPRADEAKIFFNDGTVETVVSGDSFQALNYEIDNMIQMIEGTLSNRSLFLTKDVIDLLDQMQQEWQK